From Rutidosis leptorrhynchoides isolate AG116_Rl617_1_P2 chromosome 3, CSIRO_AGI_Rlap_v1, whole genome shotgun sequence, a single genomic window includes:
- the LOC139895840 gene encoding guanylyl cyclase 1: MWPIYILLNKLLKAHRLDHCEEEGDTNLAQAYKFKCSLRNTIANGHSHFVDVPHIKQLRSWDCGLACVMMVLRTLGLNQYDLQDLEEICRTTSIWTVDLAYLLQKLSISFSYFTVTIGANPDFSVENFYKEQLANDIVRVDMLFQRSVEEGIKIERRSVNGEEIVFFILSGNYIVIALVDQCVLSQPWKEDVRMPRFYTGTAAYTGHYVVICGYDALTDEFEIRDPASSRKSDRISSKCLEEARKSYGTDEDILLVSLVTAAD; this comes from the exons ATGTGGCCTATTTATATTCTATTAAACAAGTTACTTAAAGCGCACCGACTCGACCATTGTGAAGAGGAAGGGGATACGAATTTGGCCCAAGCGTACAAATTTAAATGTTCGTTGAGAAATACGATTGCTAACGGTCACTCACATTTTGTTGAT GTCCCGCATATTAAACAATTACGCTCATGGGATTGTGGTCTTGCTTGTGTTATGATGGTTTTGAGAACGCTCGGCCTTAACCAGTATGATCTTCAGGATTTGGAGGAGATTTGTCGTACAACCAG TATTTGGACAGTGGATTTGGCCTATTTGTTGCAAAAGCTTTCGATTAGTTTCTCATACTTCACTGTAACTATAGGTGCTAATCCGGATTTTTCGGTTGAGAATTTTTACAAG GAGCAATTGGCCAATGATATAGTGAGAGTAGATATGCTATTTCAAAGATCTGTAGAAGAGGGAATAAAAATAGAG CGAAGATCGGTTAATGGTGAAGAAATCGTATTTTTTATCTTGTCCGGAAATTATATCGTGATTGCTTTAGTCGACCAGTGCGTTTTAAG TCAACCTTGGAAAGAGGATGTTCGGATGCCACGATTTTATACTGGCACTGCCGCATATACAG GCCATTATGTTGTTATATGTGGCTATGATGCACTTACAGACGAATTCGAGATTCGAGATCCAGCCAGCTCTAG GAAAAGTGATAGGATCTCGTCGAAATGCTTGGAAGAAGCTCGCAAATCCTACGGCACAGATGAAGACATCCTTCTA GTATCATTGGTAACTGCTGCCGATTGA